One Dokdonia sp. Dokd-P16 genomic window carries:
- a CDS encoding aspartate kinase: MQVFKFGGASVKDADGVKNVATVLKTIGAGEKLVIVSAMGKTTNAMEAIVTAYFDDKSNLPEHIERTVAYHREIINNLFEKDDEVLEKIKELFAELKGFLAWNKSPKYDFVYDQIVCYGELISTTIISAYLNKQGLTNTWLDARRLIKTDSSYRDGRVDWKATQAAIKEHVDPKGLTITQGFIASDSNNFTTTLGREGSDYTGGIFAYCLDAENLTIWKDVPGVLNGDPRVFNKTVLLHEIPYEEAIELAFYGASVIHPKTLQPLQRKEIPLYVKSFLNPTAAGTMVSSVPTLAPMVPCYIVKKNQVLISLSSLDFSFMVEDNIAEVFQLLSTYKLKVDLIQNSAISFSVCVDNKFNGLEKLTNQLKGKFKVNVTTGVSLYTIRHFAQEALDKFQEDKSVLLKQVAQNTVQLVTQN; this comes from the coding sequence ATGCAGGTATTTAAATTTGGAGGAGCATCTGTAAAAGATGCAGATGGCGTAAAGAATGTAGCAACTGTGCTGAAAACCATAGGGGCTGGCGAAAAGCTTGTTATAGTCTCTGCAATGGGAAAAACGACTAATGCCATGGAGGCAATTGTTACAGCTTACTTTGATGATAAAAGCAATCTTCCAGAACATATAGAACGCACGGTAGCTTATCACAGGGAGATTATTAATAATCTTTTTGAAAAAGATGATGAAGTTTTAGAAAAAATAAAAGAACTTTTTGCAGAACTCAAAGGCTTTCTTGCCTGGAACAAATCGCCAAAATATGATTTTGTTTATGATCAAATTGTGTGCTACGGCGAGCTTATATCTACTACCATCATAAGTGCATACCTCAACAAGCAAGGTCTTACAAACACCTGGCTAGATGCGCGACGTCTTATAAAAACAGACAGCAGTTACCGCGATGGACGCGTAGACTGGAAGGCAACGCAAGCAGCGATAAAAGAGCATGTAGACCCAAAAGGACTTACCATTACTCAAGGATTTATAGCATCAGACAGTAATAACTTTACAACTACATTAGGCAGAGAAGGATCTGATTATACGGGTGGCATATTTGCATACTGCCTCGATGCAGAAAATCTGACTATCTGGAAGGATGTTCCTGGTGTTTTAAATGGTGATCCTCGAGTTTTTAATAAGACCGTTTTATTACATGAAATCCCATACGAAGAAGCGATTGAACTTGCATTTTATGGAGCTTCTGTTATTCATCCTAAAACATTACAACCCCTACAGCGTAAGGAAATACCGCTTTATGTAAAATCCTTCCTCAACCCTACGGCTGCTGGCACCATGGTAAGTAGTGTGCCTACATTAGCACCTATGGTGCCGTGTTATATTGTCAAGAAAAACCAAGTGCTCATATCACTATCTTCTCTAGATTTCTCCTTTATGGTAGAAGATAATATTGCAGAGGTTTTTCAGTTGCTTTCTACTTACAAGCTTAAAGTTGACCTTATACAGAACTCTGCGATAAGCTTTTCTGTATGTGTAGATAACAAATTTAATGGCTTAGAAAAACTTACAAATCAGCTTAAAGGAAAATTTAAAGTAAACGTTACCACAGGCGTTTCACTTTATACAATAAGACATTTTGCACAAGAAGCACTTGATAAATTTCAAGAGGATAAATCAGTGCTTCTCAAGCAAGTTGCTCAAAACACAGTGCAACTTGTGACACAAAACTAG
- a CDS encoding Rab family GTPase codes for MSVSKKIVLLGHFGVGKSSLLRRFVENNFSDNYVVTIGVHIMKKEVTINSDKVTLIVWDVEGTDDFTKYRPSYLMGASSFIYVFDASRAVTYGDLKYNLSHLKDKYPQVPVHIIGNKVDLVDKDEIMAALKAQDVQHSYLSSAKTGENVEQLFNDVAAQLLKNA; via the coding sequence ATGAGCGTATCTAAAAAAATAGTATTACTAGGACATTTTGGTGTTGGTAAGTCTTCACTGCTTCGCAGGTTTGTTGAGAATAATTTCTCAGATAACTATGTAGTGACTATTGGTGTGCATATAATGAAGAAAGAAGTAACTATCAACTCTGATAAGGTAACGCTTATAGTATGGGATGTTGAAGGAACAGATGATTTTACAAAATATAGACCATCATACTTAATGGGAGCTTCAAGCTTTATTTATGTATTTGATGCCTCTAGAGCAGTAACATATGGTGATTTAAAATATAACTTAAGTCACTTAAAAGATAAGTATCCCCAAGTGCCTGTGCACATTATCGGAAATAAAGTAGACTTAGTCGACAAGGATGAAATCATGGCAGCTCTTAAGGCGCAAGATGTTCAACATAGCTATCTTTCCAGTGCAAAGACCGGAGAAAATGTTGAACAGCTGTTTAATGATGTAGCAGCCCAATTGCTTAAAAATGCTTGA
- a CDS encoding flavodoxin family protein, with translation MKEKPDFSNLKALYINCTLKKTPHMSHTKALMDVSIDIMRAEGVTVEYLRFVNHDVAYGVYHDMTAHGEETDEWPEIFKKIEEADILVIGTPIWLGEKSSVATKLIERLYGESGNRNDKGQYYFYGKVGGCIITGNEDGIKHVAMSTLYSLQHIGYSIPPQADCGWIGEAGPGASYNDEESGAKNNDFTNRNTTFMTYNLLHLASMLKAQGGYPAYGNSRGDWDDGTRWNFENPEYR, from the coding sequence ATGAAAGAAAAACCTGATTTCTCAAACCTAAAAGCGCTGTATATAAATTGCACGCTTAAAAAAACACCTCACATGAGTCATACTAAGGCACTCATGGATGTCTCTATAGATATTATGCGAGCAGAGGGTGTTACTGTAGAATATTTGAGATTTGTAAATCATGATGTTGCCTATGGCGTGTATCATGACATGACAGCGCATGGAGAAGAGACCGATGAATGGCCAGAAATTTTTAAAAAAATAGAAGAGGCAGATATCCTTGTGATAGGAACTCCAATCTGGTTAGGTGAGAAGTCATCTGTAGCAACAAAGCTCATAGAGCGGTTATACGGGGAAAGTGGTAATCGTAATGACAAAGGTCAGTATTATTTTTACGGCAAAGTAGGAGGTTGTATTATCACGGGGAATGAAGACGGTATCAAGCACGTAGCAATGAGTACCCTTTACTCTTTGCAACATATAGGTTATAGCATCCCTCCACAAGCAGATTGCGGATGGATAGGCGAGGCTGGTCCTGGCGCTAGTTATAACGATGAAGAAAGTGGAGCAAAAAATAATGACTTTACAAATCGTAATACGACCTTCATGACATACAACCTCTTGCATCTTGCAAGTATGCTTAAAGCACAAGGTGGATATCCAGCTTATGGAAATTCACGAGGTGACTGGGATGATGGTACTCGCTGGAATTTTGAAAATCCAGAATACAGATAG
- a CDS encoding cell envelope biogenesis protein OmpA, with product MTTDERLEILKELLLTDEKKPENDIYRKIKNLEERQQHLSDRVGPILDERLLSFVKEMPETLGPTITQTLKSEIKNSQDAVVEALYPIMGKMIKKYVQAEIKKLNDSISEKIDKAFSFRSMFKSKGKERPTAAALLKEEYKAYIEQILVIEKGSGLLKASFSKTKTMDKDMMAGMLTAIKSFAEDAFERGEMELERIDYQLYTIHLQNFSEYYIAVILSGIYDDEYKNKLDDVLLDFAQFVINKDDLSDNQKFTKKLKEYFTDERI from the coding sequence ATGACAACTGATGAACGTCTTGAAATTTTAAAAGAGCTTTTACTCACAGATGAGAAAAAGCCTGAGAATGATATATACAGAAAAATTAAAAATCTAGAAGAGAGACAACAACATCTATCAGATAGAGTAGGCCCCATTCTAGATGAACGTTTGTTGAGCTTTGTAAAAGAAATGCCCGAAACTCTAGGGCCCACAATTACCCAAACTTTAAAGTCTGAAATTAAAAATTCTCAGGATGCTGTGGTAGAAGCATTATACCCTATTATGGGTAAAATGATCAAAAAGTATGTCCAAGCAGAAATAAAAAAGCTTAACGACTCTATAAGTGAGAAAATAGATAAGGCATTTTCATTTAGAAGTATGTTTAAGTCTAAGGGTAAGGAAAGACCTACTGCAGCGGCACTGCTTAAAGAAGAATATAAAGCGTATATTGAACAAATACTTGTAATCGAAAAAGGTTCTGGATTGCTTAAAGCAAGCTTTTCAAAAACCAAAACGATGGACAAGGATATGATGGCGGGTATGCTTACGGCGATAAAAAGCTTTGCAGAAGACGCTTTTGAGAGAGGTGAGATGGAATTAGAGAGGATAGATTATCAACTCTACACTATTCACTTACAAAACTTCTCAGAATATTATATTGCCGTAATTTTGAGCGGTATTTATGATGATGAATATAAAAATAAACTTGATGATGTGTTACTTGACTTTGCTCAGTTTGTGATAAACAAAGATGATTTAAGTGACAATCAAAAATTTACAAAAAAATTAAAAGAGTATTTTACAGATGAGCGTATCTAA
- a CDS encoding fructose 1,6-bisphosphatase, translated as MSFSDLYDSGFRKRNEDHFASIVRVAMDDGVISDKEKAFLDRLARNLSISAEDYEVILGDYMSHPINPPTTYDRRLERLYDLTRMIHIDHDFEEEEPLLVRLAIGLGFSTSNASYVAHKALTLVREGTDIDTFQDEIKNMSR; from the coding sequence ATGTCTTTTTCAGATTTATATGATAGCGGGTTCCGCAAGAGAAATGAAGATCACTTTGCATCTATTGTGAGAGTGGCAATGGATGATGGTGTAATTTCAGACAAGGAAAAAGCCTTTTTAGACAGGCTTGCTCGTAACCTTTCTATATCTGCAGAGGATTATGAAGTTATTTTAGGAGATTATATGTCACACCCTATTAACCCTCCTACTACTTATGACAGAAGATTAGAGCGTTTATACGATCTTACTCGTATGATTCACATTGATCATGATTTTGAGGAAGAAGAGCCTCTTTTAGTAAGACTTGCTATAGGTTTAGGATTTTCTACAAGCAATGCATCTTATGTAGCACATAAAGCACTTACCCTAGTGAGAGAGGGTACTGATATTGATACTTTTCAAGACGAAATAAAAAATATGAGCCGCTAG
- a CDS encoding ATP-binding protein, which yields MLDNLRQDFFNKTTQLLIVNRGLKVEDSDQNLFSISKNSDITEFHPFFYSLMNVFEETKKEHTFFCVQVEVLGKLYFLDIKTILRDDDTLVVILNDLTDHYKTVHQIKQVRNESIIGFNITQELNQELEIQRSFKNKFLANVSHEIRTPLNSIVGFLSVLENTDITREQLDILNIVKDSSKNLVTILDDLMDISKIEAGKLEIKKRRFDFKEFIEVLGKTYQLRADEKRLSFEFEMGSKIPRFLVGDHLRINQILVNLLENALKYTHQGNIKFCVKTDSQNARRIPVTFEVTDTGIGIPKEKIDSIFDSFTQLEKRGLFGGSGLGLSIVKQLTHLLESDLEVSSVEGKGSTFSFTVYMGVSHNQKREKKEKAKKTKNKKAAGKKPRILLGEDVEVNQLLMLRLFVDHGAYSIDIAKDGERVLEFLDRNTYDLVILDLTMPIMDGLDTAVQIRSHSNSKISKLPIIALTARTAQEEQDAAKEAGMNAYLTKPIDAELLFETIERLLTRYKRKSKEVLSLEEEEE from the coding sequence ATGCTTGATAACCTTAGACAGGATTTTTTTAATAAAACCACACAATTACTTATTGTCAATAGAGGACTTAAGGTAGAAGACTCAGATCAAAACCTATTTTCTATTAGCAAAAACTCTGATATAACAGAGTTTCATCCATTTTTCTACTCACTGATGAATGTCTTTGAGGAGACAAAAAAAGAACATACTTTCTTTTGTGTTCAAGTAGAGGTGCTTGGAAAACTTTATTTTTTAGATATAAAGACCATTTTAAGAGATGACGATACGTTAGTCGTAATTTTAAATGATCTCACAGATCACTATAAAACCGTACACCAGATTAAGCAGGTGCGTAATGAGTCTATTATAGGTTTTAATATCACACAAGAACTTAATCAAGAGTTAGAAATACAGCGCAGTTTTAAGAATAAGTTTCTTGCAAACGTAAGTCATGAAATCCGTACTCCACTCAATAGTATTGTAGGCTTTCTTTCTGTATTAGAAAATACAGATATCACAAGAGAGCAATTAGACATTCTTAATATTGTAAAAGATTCATCTAAAAACCTAGTAACTATTCTAGATGATTTGATGGATATATCTAAGATTGAGGCAGGCAAACTAGAAATTAAGAAGAGACGTTTTGACTTTAAAGAATTTATAGAAGTTTTAGGTAAAACCTATCAACTTAGAGCAGATGAGAAAAGACTTTCTTTTGAGTTTGAGATGGGCTCAAAGATTCCACGTTTCTTAGTGGGTGATCATCTTAGAATCAATCAAATCCTTGTAAACTTATTAGAGAATGCATTAAAGTACACGCATCAAGGAAATATAAAATTCTGTGTAAAAACAGATTCTCAAAATGCCAGAAGAATTCCTGTTACTTTTGAAGTGACAGATACTGGAATAGGAATACCTAAGGAGAAGATAGATAGTATTTTTGACAGCTTTACACAGCTAGAAAAAAGAGGCCTCTTTGGAGGTTCTGGATTAGGACTTAGTATCGTAAAACAACTTACACACTTGTTAGAGAGTGATCTCGAGGTAAGTAGTGTGGAAGGCAAAGGATCTACATTTAGTTTTACAGTATATATGGGAGTTTCTCATAACCAGAAACGAGAGAAGAAAGAAAAGGCTAAGAAGACAAAGAATAAAAAAGCTGCTGGTAAAAAGCCACGTATTTTATTAGGAGAAGATGTCGAGGTAAATCAGTTGTTAATGCTTCGTCTATTTGTAGATCATGGTGCTTATAGTATAGATATTGCAAAAGATGGTGAGCGTGTTCTAGAATTTTTAGATAGAAACACTTATGATTTAGTGATACTTGATCTTACGATGCCTATAATGGATGGACTTGATACTGCAGTACAAATACGTAGTCATTCTAATAGTAAAATAAGTAAACTGCCTATTATAGCACTTACTGCTAGAACAGCTCAAGAAGAGCAAGATGCAGCAAAGGAGGCAGGTATGAATGCTTACTTAACAAAGCCTATAGATGCAGAGCTTCTTTTTGAAACAATAGAGAGACTCTTAACGCGCTATAAAAGAAAAAGTAAAGAAGTACTTTCATTAGAAGAAGAGGAAGAGTAA
- a CDS encoding response regulator: MKQIDIACIIDDDPIFVFGAQRLMKMSNFCKGFLIFHDGEQALNHLAPVLRGTVASAIPDVILLDINMPILDGWQFLDGIITIKVIKKITIFIVTSSIDPRDKEKAKSYSNVKNFIVKPITQDKLNDLMSQMEG; this comes from the coding sequence ATGAAGCAAATAGACATAGCCTGCATAATAGATGATGACCCAATCTTTGTTTTTGGCGCACAACGACTAATGAAAATGAGTAACTTCTGTAAGGGGTTTTTAATTTTTCATGATGGAGAGCAAGCGCTCAATCACCTTGCTCCGGTATTGAGAGGTACTGTAGCGTCTGCAATTCCAGATGTAATACTGTTAGACATAAATATGCCTATTCTTGATGGGTGGCAATTTTTAGACGGTATTATTACAATAAAGGTGATTAAGAAAATTACCATCTTTATTGTCACAAGTTCCATAGACCCTAGAGATAAGGAAAAAGCCAAGTCCTATAGTAACGTAAAAAACTTCATTGTTAAGCCCATTACTCAAGATAAGCTCAACGATTTGATGTCGCAGATGGAAGGTTGA
- a CDS encoding GNAT family N-acetyltransferase, with translation MNISIQKATPEDMPAVLGLINELAVYEKEPEAVKITEKTLLENGFGEHPLFTCFVAKTATEVVGMALCYFRFSTWDGKSLHLEDLVVKESLRGKGVGQQLYDQVMIFGAESGVKRVEWVVLDWNTSAIEFYKKSNAKFLKDWHLVQMDEQRLQDYIKKINA, from the coding sequence ATGAACATCTCTATTCAAAAAGCAACACCAGAAGATATGCCAGCTGTACTGGGTCTCATAAACGAACTAGCAGTTTATGAAAAAGAGCCAGAAGCAGTAAAGATTACAGAAAAAACACTCTTAGAAAACGGTTTTGGTGAGCACCCTCTTTTTACTTGTTTTGTAGCCAAAACAGCAACCGAAGTTGTAGGTATGGCATTATGCTACTTTCGCTTTTCTACTTGGGATGGCAAATCATTACACCTAGAAGATCTAGTGGTAAAGGAATCTTTACGTGGCAAAGGAGTAGGGCAACAGCTCTATGATCAGGTTATGATTTTTGGAGCAGAGAGCGGTGTAAAACGTGTAGAATGGGTTGTGCTAGACTGGAACACTAGCGCCATTGAATTCTACAAAAAAAGTAATGCAAAGTTTTTAAAAGATTGGCATCTTGTACAAATGGATGAGCAACGTCTTCAAGATTATATTAAAAAAATTAATGCTTAA
- the fbp gene encoding class 1 fructose-bisphosphatase: MSRKNQTLGEFIIENQAEFQYSSGELSRLINSIRLAAKVVNHEVNKAGLVDIVGAVGETNIQGEDQQKLDVMANDTFIRTLTNRNILCGIASEENDDFISIQGQNGDNNNKYVLLMDPLDGSSNIDVNVSVGTIFSIYRRVTPEGTPVTMEDFLQKGREQVAAGYIIYGTSTMIVYTTGHGVNGFTLNPAIGTFYLSHPNMQFPETGSIYSVNEGNYVHFPDGVKRYIKYCQEEKDDRPYTSRYIGSLVSDIHRNMIKGGIYMYPKSSKAANGKLRLLYECNPMAFIAEQAGGKASDGFEAILDLQPTELHERVPFFCGSRLMVEKAESFMKES, from the coding sequence GTGTCAAGAAAAAACCAAACATTAGGAGAGTTTATTATTGAAAATCAAGCTGAGTTCCAGTATTCTTCTGGAGAGCTTTCTCGCTTGATCAACTCTATCCGCCTTGCGGCCAAAGTAGTAAACCACGAAGTAAACAAGGCTGGCCTTGTAGATATAGTGGGTGCTGTGGGAGAGACAAACATCCAAGGTGAAGACCAGCAAAAGCTGGATGTAATGGCAAATGACACCTTTATACGTACCCTTACTAATCGTAATATTCTTTGTGGAATAGCAAGTGAGGAAAATGATGATTTTATTTCAATACAAGGTCAAAATGGGGATAACAATAATAAGTATGTATTACTTATGGATCCTCTAGATGGCTCTTCTAATATTGATGTGAATGTTTCTGTAGGTACAATTTTTTCAATTTACAGACGTGTGACCCCTGAAGGAACTCCTGTAACAATGGAAGACTTTTTACAAAAAGGTAGAGAGCAGGTAGCAGCAGGATATATCATTTATGGAACTTCTACCATGATTGTATATACTACAGGTCATGGTGTAAACGGATTTACTCTTAATCCAGCAATTGGAACTTTTTATCTTTCTCATCCTAATATGCAGTTTCCAGAAACAGGAAGTATTTATTCTGTAAATGAAGGGAACTATGTACACTTTCCAGACGGAGTTAAGAGGTATATAAAATACTGTCAAGAAGAAAAGGATGACCGTCCTTATACATCTAGATACATAGGATCATTAGTTTCTGATATTCATAGAAATATGATAAAAGGAGGGATTTATATGTATCCAAAAAGCTCAAAAGCAGCAAATGGTAAACTGCGTTTACTGTATGAATGCAACCCTATGGCCTTTATAGCAGAGCAAGCAGGAGGTAAGGCAAGTGATGGTTTTGAAGCTATTTTAGACCTTCAGCCTACAGAGCTGCATGAGCGAGTTCCTTTCTTTTGTGGAAGCAGATTAATGGTCGAAAAAGCCGAAAGTTTTATGAAGGAGTCTTAA
- a CDS encoding GNAT family N-acyltransferase yields MGLVTAKEVARAINVDKFGFIGTFAGWSLMKILKISSLNKVYDRNKHLGDLEFLNALLDEFNIKFEIPEEDLKRLPKDGAYVTISNHPLGGIDGILLLKLMLEQRPDFKIIANFLLHRIEPLKPYVMPVNPFENKKDIKSSIAGFKSAISHLRDGHPLGIFPAGEVSTYKDDKLIIDKPWEEAAMKLVKKAEVPIVPIYFHAKNSRLFYQLSRLSDTLRTAKLPSELLTQKNRVIKVRIGNPIKVTAQKEHESLEDFTEFLRKKTYMLANSFEKKNILKDIPQKLKPPKEPKKIVTEMSSDLIEDEILRLRENDRRLLTSKNYEVYLAPAQEMPSILREIGRLREITFRAIGEGTNEAIDLDKFDRYYYHMFLWDNEANALAGAYRMGLGSKIYKEHGIDGFYLQDLFRFEPELHKMMSESIEMGRAFIIKEYQQKPMPLFLLWKGIVHTTLRFPEHKYLIGGVSISNQFSNFSKSMMVEFMKSHYYDPYIAQYIRPKKEWKVKLKDADKEFVFDESKADLNKFDKLIEEIEPGSLRLPVLIKKYIKQNAKVIAFNVDPLFNNAIDGLMYIRIADLPESTVKPVMEEFQEELEKKYNQRNTEEE; encoded by the coding sequence ATGGGTCTAGTCACCGCCAAAGAAGTTGCACGAGCTATAAATGTCGATAAATTTGGCTTTATAGGCACCTTTGCTGGGTGGTCATTAATGAAGATTCTTAAAATTTCTTCTCTCAATAAAGTTTACGACCGTAATAAACATTTAGGAGATCTTGAGTTCCTTAATGCATTGCTTGATGAATTTAATATCAAGTTTGAAATCCCAGAAGAAGATTTAAAAAGACTACCTAAGGATGGTGCTTATGTAACAATATCAAATCACCCACTAGGTGGTATTGATGGCATATTACTGCTCAAGTTAATGCTTGAGCAACGGCCAGATTTTAAAATCATCGCAAACTTTTTACTACACCGCATTGAGCCACTTAAGCCTTATGTAATGCCAGTAAATCCTTTCGAAAACAAGAAGGATATAAAGTCAAGTATCGCTGGTTTTAAAAGTGCGATATCTCACCTTAGAGACGGTCATCCCCTTGGTATCTTCCCTGCAGGAGAAGTCTCAACGTATAAAGATGATAAGCTCATTATAGACAAGCCTTGGGAAGAAGCAGCTATGAAGCTGGTTAAAAAGGCAGAAGTTCCTATTGTACCCATTTATTTTCACGCAAAAAACAGTAGGCTCTTTTATCAACTATCACGCTTAAGTGATACACTCAGAACAGCTAAGTTACCTAGCGAACTACTCACTCAAAAAAACCGAGTAATAAAGGTGCGTATAGGAAACCCTATAAAGGTAACCGCTCAAAAGGAACATGAGTCACTTGAAGACTTTACAGAGTTTTTACGTAAGAAAACGTACATGCTGGCAAATTCCTTTGAGAAAAAGAATATTTTAAAAGACATTCCTCAAAAATTAAAACCGCCAAAGGAACCTAAAAAGATTGTTACAGAAATGAGTAGCGACCTTATAGAAGACGAGATTTTACGCTTGCGCGAAAATGATCGTCGCCTGCTCACTAGTAAAAACTATGAAGTATATCTAGCTCCTGCTCAAGAGATGCCTAGCATTTTGAGAGAAATAGGAAGACTTAGAGAAATCACGTTTAGAGCCATAGGAGAAGGAACAAATGAGGCTATTGATCTAGACAAATTTGACAGATATTATTACCACATGTTCTTATGGGATAATGAAGCAAATGCACTTGCAGGAGCTTATAGAATGGGGCTAGGATCAAAGATTTATAAGGAGCACGGTATAGATGGGTTTTATCTCCAAGATCTTTTCCGTTTTGAGCCAGAGCTTCATAAGATGATGAGTGAGAGTATTGAAATGGGTCGTGCCTTTATCATAAAAGAGTATCAACAGAAACCTATGCCGCTTTTTCTTTTATGGAAAGGTATTGTACATACTACATTGCGCTTTCCAGAGCATAAATACCTCATAGGTGGAGTAAGTATTTCGAATCAATTTTCAAACTTCTCAAAGTCGATGATGGTTGAATTTATGAAATCCCATTATTACGACCCTTATATCGCACAATATATACGTCCTAAAAAGGAATGGAAAGTAAAGCTCAAAGATGCCGATAAGGAGTTTGTTTTTGACGAAAGTAAAGCAGATCTAAATAAGTTTGATAAACTCATTGAAGAAATAGAACCAGGATCACTACGACTCCCTGTTCTCATTAAAAAATACATAAAGCAAAATGCAAAAGTTATTGCATTTAATGTAGATCCCCTATTTAATAATGCAATAGATGGTCTTATGTATATACGCATCGCAGATCTACCAGAGAGCACCGTAAAACCTGTTATGGAAGAGTTTCAAGAAGAGCTTGAAAAAAAATATAATCAACGTAATACAGAAGAGGAATAA
- a CDS encoding sensor histidine kinase encodes MKIFTSPASLFPSFDENASLLLQEAASIGMWEFNVGGEKVYWSAGTKKLHEVSGDYAPTVEQAVKFYKKGFYRDKVQRDFENAINHAQKFDGHYIIVTASGKEKWVRSVGVPVVENGACTKIYGIFQDIDSQKKAQLELKQKEQKFRKTFINAPNGVALISLEGEWIQINPQISKIFGYTLDEINRLRLRDLNYPGDIDINVILKEKLLSGDIENYQAERRFVHKTGKTVWTVLSVSLVKSEMSEPGYYICQITDITSLKNANERIEDLLSKTEGQNEKLLNFKHIVSHNLRSHTSNLDMLLTFLKQDIPRLEESSVFQMLMSAFGNLEETIENLSEVSSFDNVTAEDFVEINVIEFIDKTLTSLHTLFHEVGGTVTVDISAELNVMAIPEYLRSIFLNILSNTITYRRENESLRVVITATQDADYTIIHFTDNGRGIDLDLHGNKIFGLYKTFHRNESSRGLGLYIVKNQIEALGGCVKVESTVGEGSTFKIYLKR; translated from the coding sequence ATGAAAATTTTTACTTCCCCTGCTTCGTTGTTTCCATCATTTGATGAGAACGCATCTTTGTTATTACAAGAAGCGGCATCTATTGGTATGTGGGAGTTTAATGTGGGTGGAGAAAAAGTGTACTGGAGTGCAGGTACAAAAAAGTTACACGAAGTCTCTGGTGATTATGCGCCTACAGTTGAGCAAGCTGTAAAATTTTATAAGAAAGGTTTCTATCGTGATAAGGTACAGAGAGACTTTGAAAATGCTATTAATCATGCACAAAAGTTTGATGGCCACTATATAATTGTTACCGCATCTGGTAAAGAAAAGTGGGTTCGATCTGTAGGAGTTCCAGTAGTTGAAAACGGGGCGTGCACGAAAATTTATGGTATTTTTCAAGATATTGATTCTCAAAAAAAAGCACAACTAGAGCTTAAACAGAAAGAACAGAAATTTAGAAAAACATTTATAAATGCTCCCAACGGTGTTGCCTTAATTTCCTTGGAGGGAGAGTGGATCCAGATTAACCCACAGATTTCTAAAATATTTGGATACACATTAGATGAAATTAATAGATTAAGGCTCCGTGATTTAAATTACCCTGGAGATATCGATATTAATGTTATTCTCAAAGAGAAATTACTGTCGGGAGATATAGAAAACTATCAAGCAGAGAGACGTTTTGTACATAAAACAGGTAAAACTGTATGGACAGTACTATCAGTGTCATTAGTAAAATCTGAGATGTCAGAGCCAGGTTATTACATATGCCAGATTACAGATATAACATCTCTTAAAAATGCAAATGAGAGAATAGAAGATCTCTTAAGTAAGACAGAAGGACAAAATGAGAAATTATTAAATTTTAAACACATTGTCTCACATAATTTGAGGTCACATACTAGTAACTTGGATATGTTATTGACATTTTTAAAGCAGGATATTCCGAGATTAGAAGAATCTTCTGTGTTTCAAATGTTAATGAGCGCATTTGGAAATCTAGAAGAAACTATTGAGAATTTGAGCGAAGTGTCATCTTTTGATAATGTAACTGCAGAAGATTTTGTTGAGATTAATGTAATCGAATTTATAGATAAAACACTTACAAGTCTTCATACATTATTTCACGAGGTGGGTGGCACCGTGACAGTGGATATATCTGCAGAGCTCAACGTTATGGCTATACCAGAATATTTGAGAAGTATTTTCTTAAATATTTTATCAAATACTATTACCTATAGACGCGAGAATGAGTCTTTAAGGGTTGTAATTACTGCTACACAAGATGCAGATTATACAATTATTCACTTTACAGATAATGGTCGCGGTATAGATTTAGATTTGCATGGTAATAAAATCTTTGGTCTTTATAAGACCTTCCATAGAAATGAAAGTTCAAGAGGTCTAGGCTTATATATTGTAAAAAACCAGATTGAAGCATTGGGAGGATGTGTAAAAGTTGAAAGTACGGTAGGTGAAGGATCTACTTTTAAAATTTATTTAAAACGATGA